The Scleropages formosus chromosome 9, fSclFor1.1, whole genome shotgun sequence DNA segment TGTACCCTGCAagtgccattaaaaataatgtatactATGCTTGGTTTTGTTGCAGTTTGCAGACCTGCTAGTTATTGTGGGCGCTGCTGTCTTTTCTCAACTTGTTCTTTTGCTGTATTTCTCTCTGTATATGTTAAtggagcttttttctttttgtaaatcttttgttttgttgattttttgaAGCTTTGTTTCCACCAGttttctgcagcattcaacactctCACATTGGAGTATATACTTGTTCTAAGTAATACTTTAAATCCAACATTTGGATACCTCTGCTGtgattattcacatttattactatGTTTCAAATATCAGAATATtgtgtaaagattttttttttccttttctgtatgTGTTAACGTCTGTTCATAGTTGTAGCAGTGTTTTCTTCAGTGCTTTTCTTGGGTCGAAGATGTATGTTTCACGTTTAATAGACTTTCAAGCAGTGCAAGAGTTGCGTTGCTTGGCTAAGCCTGCGGCAGGTGTCTCCGTGTTTTTTCTCGTCATACCCTGAAAGAACAGTGATTGCttaaaggactttttttttttttttttttctcctccccctcctcctcccccctctcctAATATTGTTTGCATGGTCAGTCAGAATAATTTCTTTGGTACTTGTCCTCTACTTAAAGTGAATCCATTCTTTGATGAGAGGAACATTTTGTACCAGaataatgtatgtatttatgtaattgGAACAAATGTATGAGCTACTGTAGTTAAATGGTTCATACTTTTGAAGCATCACTAGTTCGCAGATCACAAATGGGgaagtgtggtttttttttttttttttttttttttttaaaaaccctttGCTGTAATTAATTTACATGGCTTTAGTTTTGTATGGGGACTATGAAcagactgtttgtttgttttttttctttctttcttttcccttctttttccctccctcccccccccccccccccctttttttttcttttcttaagaGTAATATATTAGTACCTAAGGTGAATGCAGAGTTTTAAGCCTTCCAAGTCGTGATAACCCCATAAACTGACAGTTTCTGTTGGCTCTACCAGTCTTGTCCAGTCTTTGAGTATGTTTGGGGTGTTACTCCTGAATGTAtaggttttgtttttgtataaatttcaaaattaatatgCATTGTATAGATTTGTTTTGTGGCTCAAATCAATTGTCCAATCTGCAGACTTtggaacatgttttttttattttattttgttgttttccttttttttttctctaggcCACAGTTTAGGGTACGGATTTGTTAACTATGTTAACCCTAGTGATGCAGAAAGGGCAATCAGTACACTCAATGGGCTGAGACTACAGTCTAAAACTATCAAGGTAACGTGCAAAGAGGTGTTCTTGTATACATGTGTCAACTGATTAatgtgaaatgtctttcaagTAGCCCCTGGGCACCAGAGGGGAAGCTCTCTGTTGCAAAGTGTCTATTTGCTACTAAATGTAATAGCAGCCAGACTTTTGGTCCAGTAAAGCCAACActttaaacttcttttttttttttttaatctttaaaaaaagtttattttgtaatgtgtgtaatttttttttttcccttttttttgggcaccaaataaaattagttttgtgCTTCAGGTTGGTACGACAACTGTGCCTTTTTCCTTTAGCTTGTTGTGCCGTGACGCCCTGCACAGCAActaaaaaccttttattttttttttttatttttttcctccttcccctccccccctcccctgttCTTAGCTTGTTTTGAGACATGGGAAGTGATTCGTTGTTTTTCAGGAGTGTAACTTCAGTAAACGAGAACATTGctgttgaattaatacatggatttttctttttttcctccatttattttttttttaattgtaacaaATTTGGTCTGGAATGGtttttttaactggattttttttctttttttttttttcttttttttcttttaaaatactacctgtttctttttttttttttttttttttttttttttttaaacttcatttcTATTACCatactatttttctttttccatacaGCTCTTCATTTGTTgcttaacttttcttttttgttactttAGGTGTCGTATGCCAGGCCGAGTTCTGACAGCATTAAGGATGCAAATCTCTACATTAGTGGATTGCCCAAGAGCATGACGCAGAAAGATGTGGAGGATATGTTCGCACGCTATGGCCGAATTATAAATTCCCGAGTTCTAGTTGATCAGGCTTCAGGTAGGCAAGCATGCTACCAATTACAAATTTGCTGTGCACTCAGAATAAAGCATTTCTGATTGttaaaggaattttattttttctggctTCATCAAGGTTTGTCCCGAGGTGTTGCGTTTATCCGTTTTGACAAAAGAGTTGAGGCAGAGGATGCCATAAAGGACttgaatggtcagaagccacCAGGTGCTACAGAGCCCATCACAGTAAAGTTTGCTGCCAACCCCAACCAGGCAAAAAGCTCTCAGCTCCTTTCCCAGATCTACCACTCGCAGTCTCGTCGCTTTGGCGGCCCTGTTCACCACCAGGCACAGAGGTTCAGGTGGGGAGGTCATTTtcagtacagtatgtgtttttGTCATGGTAAATTGCAACACAGATTGAAGATGCATTATTCCATATTTCAGAATTCTGATTCTCCCCCTCATTCTCCCTACCCAGGTTTTCACCAATGAGTGTAGATCACATGAGTGGCATCTCCGGTGTCAACATGCCTGGCAACTCCACTTCAGGCTGGTGCATTTTCATCTACAACCTGGGCCAGGATGCAGATGAGGGCATTCTGTGGCAGATGTTTGGCCCCTTTGGTGCTGTCACCAATGTGAAAGTCATTCGTGACTTCAACaccaataaatgtaaagggtttGGTTTTGTGACCATGACAAACTACGAGGAGGCTGCAATGGCCATTGCCAGTCTCAATGGTTATCGGCTCGGAGACAAGATTTTACAAGTGTCATTCAAAACCAGCAAGTCTCACAAGTAAATAGAAgtaagagtttaaaaaaagttttgctcaAGTTTTctacagaggaaaaaatgtcagttatgtctttattttattagtgtGACATCACTTCTGTGCTGGATTTCAGTTTCTTCATGTAGTCTCTGgcaaagtgaaatgttttaatgctCTGGGATGGAACTAACATGCTCAAATATTTCTTGAGGTATTGATTAACCAGTTTCTTTTTTGCgggggtgtgggtggggtgTGGGATGGTTATTTTGTGTATGATGCTGTGGTAACAtatctggttttttttttttttttttttttaaaaagtgccatAAGTGTCTAAACGTAAGGAAGCATGCAGTGTCGACTGATTCCCtcatgtggtttttttcttttggttggTCTGTTTTATACTGGGCAGAGATTAAATGTACAGAGAAAAGCCTTAAACCCCTTTTTAGCAACTGTGTCCTTTTTACTTTGGAGAGGATGTATAAAAATTATCTACAACCTTCCAGTTAATTTTTatagcacttttctccacaacatgacacagcactgaacaaaagaGCAATGGTAACAAGggtacaaaatgaataaaggttaTTTTCTCATGTAATACTTAGATACTCTAGCAATTTCAGAAAAGAACACCACAAACTTCAGTGTCAAGGAACTGGAAGAAAAACAAGTGTCTTGGGGTCTAATGGTGGCTGTCTTCTCCTCCCAGGTATAACTGTGGCCCCATGTAGTTTGACAGACAAAAGTACAGTCAATGTGAGAAGCTGTTATCAGGGGAAATTAAAACATCAAGGGCAGCACATTTTTAAGCAAGTGTTTTAAAACAACTTAGTTCCACAGGCTATTgtaatttcacagaaaagaTTTTGGTTTATTAACAGTACTATTGCGGCATGAGACCACTCACATACGCATGGGCCTGGGTCTCTTGTTTGTATTGGTTGATTCTGCTTTGGCTGTTTCTGAGATGCTCTCATTGAGCTTTGTTTGTTatccttttaaaaaagaaagtccCCACAAGTATGCAATTCCTTAGATTATGTTACTGTCATCAGGCAAATTGAAATACACATTCATATACACAAAATAACCTAGGTAAAAGTCCCAGATAAATCAGGAAGTGGAATTTATTAATGCGTTAAGCTGAAAGGAAGGTGGTAAACTGAGCTTAAAGtatcatacttttttttttttttttttttttttttttaaaccaggtTTTCTGTTATTCCCACCACTGGAGAGTGAAGATCCCTTAACAGTGATTGGGCTGTGAAGCAGCCTGCTTCCATTATGTGACTGGGAAGTCCTAGCTGCATTTTAGCAAGTTTCTGCTGAACAGCCTGGCATGACCAGTTTTGGATCGCTGTGAGCGCTGACCTCAGCTACGCCTTTGTAGTAACCATGTTCATGATCTCTGTCTACGTTCAGGATGCTTGAGGGAGGTGATATAGAGCTGGGGGGATGGTGATATTCTTGTGCACTTAGTTGTCACATTGTTCCTCACTGTGGGATGAGTGGAGACCACACCATCTATATTCCATCAAGGTGTGTCTCTTCTTCATTCTGCTTCCACCACTCTGCCTGTTGCATCAACCCCATCTCCTTCCATTGTCTCTTCTTGTGCTCTGCCTCCTATTGGCATGATCCTCTGGCAGCTACTTCTTTGTGCAGCCAaagctgctcactctctttAGCACTCTCCTTGATCTGCTGTTGGAGGTTGTACTCTTCCTGGCTACAAACCTGCTACCACTCACTCAACCTTGGGAGAATGTTGCCCCAGGTAAAGGCTGACGTTTGGAAATTTGCTTTGAAAGTTCTCTCTCGTTTTTGAAGAGTGTACCACTGAGCCCCTTTGGCCCAGGGATTGTGAATCTTCATCTTGGTGTCTAGCTTGACCTCATACTGCTGCATCACAACCTCCTCTTGCTCCCAGAGGTCTTCTTTGTCTAAGACCTGAATTAAACATTACAGTCCTGGGCTTTTCCTTGGTTCCATGTAGTGTGTTGAGGCTGAATATCCCCTCTCTGACAACTGAACTGGTTGATGCGGTCAGGAAGTTTCTGTGGATCTACAGCTCCTGTGGCAGCAAACATGAGTCTTGCTTTTCTCCCTGTTGCTTTGTCTGTATTTGTCTATCTGTTGCTGTTTGACCCAGGTCCTCAGCAGCCCCAGTCATCTGGTGCAGACCAGTCTTCTGCTTGACTTTATCAGGTCCAGCTTCTGCAGCGTGGCTTTCGATGAAGTTGACTGACTTTTGGTTTGTGTCCCTGTCATCCTGGGGTCACCATGGGACAGCCTTTTTCTCCCATTGGTAAGAGAGCTGGTGCCCCCTCCTATCTACATTTCTGTGCTAATGACTCTCTCGCAGTTGCTTGGTGGCCAAGAAGTGTTGTTCTTCATATGAGGAGCCCAGCTTCTCCCAGAATACCGAGATCATCCACTCCATTGGCTTGCACCCATGGGCACAATGGTGTCTCACACCTACCTAATGGTAGAGTGCTTTGTACCATCCTGGATGGGAGTCACTTACGAGGCTTCAGCCAAACATGACTGCTTTTGGCAAACAACTTTAGCCCGCGTGTTTGTCACCTCCTGCCACATCTCCACCTTTTTACTGAAACTTCCCAGCTTTTCCACAGCATATATTCAAAGAGGGGCCATTTGGGGGCATCACCATTTCCCATGTGCTCAGCTCCCTTTTCTGAGCTTCAAAGCACCCGTGGTCCTGATTCAGCCCGATAAGAAAGCCGAGCTGTAGACACTCGATCAGGGTTCCAACACTCGTTACACTGgcaatttaaaatgcaacaGTATAAAATATACCAGGACTGTATAGTacgtatgttttattttctaaagAGACACAGGTTAAACGCTGTATGAAGGAGGACCAAAGACACTGAAGGAACTGAGGTCTCAGGCCATCCCACTTTGCCGTTTTGGTCATATATGTATGCTTGAAATATTTGTCGAAACAAAACGGTCTGCATAGGAGGCTCTTTGTTAAATGTTTGAGCATCTCAGTTGTCCATCCATACTAGCCGATTTTGTTCAAAATAGGGCTTTATGTCGAGTCCCCTCTGAGAAAGTTGACctaaatgtttgtatttcccCTTTGCAGTTTAGTTTCTAGTGtagaaaaaaggtttttggaaaCTGccttgcaatgtttttttttttcttcttttgtttctttgctttaattttgcatttataacaattaaatatgattttgttttgctgaaattgttgtttttgtttttgttaatttcctttcaTATAGCTATTTTGCAGTTTATATAGCGGACCAAGACAAacggcaagaaaaaaaagaattttcccACCCTGTCGCATGCCATTTGAAGTGGCGAAAGTAGCCTGTAGTCGAGGGGACTGATCAGATATCCTGAGTCACGTCGCTGTTACTCGTACCTTTGCATTTTGTCTACCCGCTCATTTGTAAGCATACACTTAATTAGTGTAAACGCAAAGCTACTCATATTTCAATTGTTTTTCATGCCTTTTCTTTGGACTGTTAGGTTGCATGGCAGGATTTACTTTCTAACCATGTCAGATTAGATGTGTGTAAATACTTAAGCACTTTCTTGCACTCGTCatccatttatatttttttgaaatgatCTCATGCCCCTTTTTCTTATATCTACGTTGCACTTCGttgtttcagtttaaaattaaGCCAGCATTTTTAGTTTTGTAAGAGCTTTTGTATTAGGTGTCTGAAATGACCATGGAAGTATATTAAAGGGACAACAAAATGCAGCATTCAGACCAATTACCTCTTTCTCATGTGGTCAGTAGAAGGAAGGAAAACTTCTCACCTGTGCCGTCCCATGATTGTTTTATTATGGGTTTGTACAGGTACGACAGGTCAGATTAGACTTCTTGGCCTTAGCAGTTTCAAGAAAATTAGTGcttattttccttcatttcagcACTTTGTTGTTATTAAAAAGCCATTATTGGTGAAAGCATGATTGTCATTCTCGTTAGTCTTAGTTGTCATTTTACTGCATTGTTTGTAGCTTAGTACAAGGTCAacttttagtgtgtgtgagtgtgtgtaaatagttgtagctAACACCCAATCTATAGATATCTATGTATCAATATAGACACTTCCTGTATACTGAGAAACAGATATGCACAAATtcttttaatttactttctcATCTTAAATCTAATGTCTCCATAAATAGGTCTGGTTATATTCTCTTTTCTACTGTTTgaagatgggttttttttttttttttttttttttaaaattactttcctCAAAGATTAAGCATGAAAACCTTTTAAAttggaacatttaaaaaagcacatagtttttgctcattttgttAAGTCTTGCTTGTTCATTTTAGGAAATTTTGTTAACCTTTTTAGAATGGAGTTTTAGTCTATTAAAACTGGACTTAGTCATatagcgccccccccccccctttttttttttttttttttttttttttttagccttaaTAGTAGAAATTGTAGCTTATGGTGACATAAGCCTCTCAAggctatttattttacatattgtatatggttgtttttgtaaactttagttttagtgtatttttaatttgctttttggattaaaacatatatttaagGTGATTGTCAAACTACTGTCTGTATTATTGTTCCTGACCCCGAACTTAAGAATAAAGATGAGAATCGTGTTTGGTTTGCTGTTCTAAGACAGATGATTGGATCAGAAGGCATGGAGAGGATGCACCTTGTGACATTTACAAGCACTCC contains these protein-coding regions:
- the LOC108930575 gene encoding ELAV-like protein 1 isoform X1, translating into MAVRRGHIRYLKVCEVQSCQGNENREAQQHGNKGAGSLKEVYDMSNGYEDHMADEPKDVKTNLIVNYLPQNMTQDELRSLFSSIGEVESAKLIRDKVAGNHRNLSHSLGYGFVNYVNPSDAERAISTLNGLRLQSKTIKVSYARPSSDSIKDANLYISGLPKSMTQKDVEDMFARYGRIINSRVLVDQASGLSRGVAFIRFDKRVEAEDAIKDLNGQKPPGATEPITVKFAANPNQAKSSQLLSQIYHSQSRRFGGPVHHQAQRFRFSPMSVDHMSGISGVNMPGNSTSGWCIFIYNLGQDADEGILWQMFGPFGAVTNVKVIRDFNTNKCKGFGFVTMTNYEEAAMAIASLNGYRLGDKILQVSFKTSKSHK
- the LOC108930575 gene encoding ELAV-like protein 1 isoform X2, coding for MAVRRGHIRYLKVCEVQSCQGNENREAQQHGNKGAGSLKEVYDMSNGYEDHMADEPKDVKTNLIVNYLPQNMTQDELRSLFSSIGEVESAKLIRDKVAGHSLGYGFVNYVNPSDAERAISTLNGLRLQSKTIKVSYARPSSDSIKDANLYISGLPKSMTQKDVEDMFARYGRIINSRVLVDQASGLSRGVAFIRFDKRVEAEDAIKDLNGQKPPGATEPITVKFAANPNQAKSSQLLSQIYHSQSRRFGGPVHHQAQRFRFSPMSVDHMSGISGVNMPGNSTSGWCIFIYNLGQDADEGILWQMFGPFGAVTNVKVIRDFNTNKCKGFGFVTMTNYEEAAMAIASLNGYRLGDKILQVSFKTSKSHK
- the LOC108930575 gene encoding ELAV-like protein 1 isoform X4 — protein: MSCAASSAALERWNLPSSSATKWQVSYARPSSDSIKDANLYISGLPKSMTQKDVEDMFARYGRIINSRVLVDQASGLSRGVAFIRFDKRVEAEDAIKDLNGQKPPGATEPITVKFAANPNQAKSSQLLSQIYHSQSRRFGGPVHHQAQRFRFSPMSVDHMSGISGVNMPGNSTSGWCIFIYNLGQDADEGILWQMFGPFGAVTNVKVIRDFNTNKCKGFGFVTMTNYEEAAMAIASLNGYRLGDKILQVSFKTSKSHK
- the LOC108930575 gene encoding ELAV-like protein 1 isoform X3, with the translated sequence MAVRRGHIRYLKEVYDMSNGYEDHMADEPKDVKTNLIVNYLPQNMTQDELRSLFSSIGEVESAKLIRDKVAGHSLGYGFVNYVNPSDAERAISTLNGLRLQSKTIKVSYARPSSDSIKDANLYISGLPKSMTQKDVEDMFARYGRIINSRVLVDQASGLSRGVAFIRFDKRVEAEDAIKDLNGQKPPGATEPITVKFAANPNQAKSSQLLSQIYHSQSRRFGGPVHHQAQRFRFSPMSVDHMSGISGVNMPGNSTSGWCIFIYNLGQDADEGILWQMFGPFGAVTNVKVIRDFNTNKCKGFGFVTMTNYEEAAMAIASLNGYRLGDKILQVSFKTSKSHK